The DNA segment CTCTTTTCCCAGGTATTGCTCAGTCGACACCCCCAACGAGTCGAGGATATTCGGACGCCCCCCAAGTTGAGCTGTTTCAGTTTCTGACAAACTCATGGTCCCGTAACTCTGCTTTATCAACTCGCCCTTGGCATACCACGCGACACTGACAGCCTGCTCCTGCTTTCCATCGCTCTTGTCATCGGCCTTATCTTGCTGTTTATCCCTGAATTGAGCATCCCGTATGAGATTGCCATCCGAGTCGTAATCCTTCACTGTCACAGAGACATTTGTGTTGTGCTCCAACTCTCGCGTGCTTCTCGCTTCCATATTTCCGACATCATTATACGACCTGTTGGACAACTGCTTGTAACGCCCCTCATGATCAAGAGTGACCTCACGCGCCAATTGACTATTCGAGCCGAATTCACGAATCTCGGCATGATACGATGCTATATGTTTTTGATGAGTCAAAGCCGTTGAGAGTGCTTCAACATCGGGAACGACCTTGTCCGTCCCCTTTTGCAGCAAAGACTTGATACGAGTCATGGCCTCATCATCGCTATGAATCGAGCTATTCCAAGTACTGAGCACCATGGAATCCTGCATCTCCCCTTTGAGCATACCGTCATCATACCACTGAACGCTGCGCTCCATGGAGGATTGAGTCCAGCCCTGTGTTCCTTCCAATTCCTGAATATCCGTATGGATAACCTGACTCAGGTCACCTGAAGCATCATAATATTCCGTATCAAAAGACGCACCGTTCTCGGCAATACTTCCTGTGATCGACTTGACCAGATGACCATGATTATATTCCAAAATCTCAAGAGAATCACCATCAATGGATATTGTCTGCTCATTGCCGTTTTTCAGTATGAAGGTTCCCTCTTTCAACCCGGAGGACAACTCCCATTTTGATCCGGAATTTTCGGCATCAGCCTTTTTGTTACTTTCGCGAATCATTGCCGCGTTATCCAATTGAGCACGCATCTTGACTGTCACGTCATTGCTGAGAGTGACAGTATCACCTTGTTGGGAAAGTGAAGAAGAATCCTTCCTGGCAATCTGCTGTGGAATGGCTGCGGTAAAAAAAATGGAACCATCTACAGGATTAATCATGTCGAGACTCCCGATTGAAGAAACATATACATGAAGCCCATCCAAACATTTCGGATGCTGTCATTAAAAACCTCATCGGGAAAACTTTATGTTTCTTTATATTCATGAAGGGATTATATCTAGACCAATGCCCCCTTCTCCACCCGGAGCGCATTCCCTCTCCTTGCCCATGTATACGAGCATACGCATTCGGATATGACTGACAAAAAAACAGACTGCCTGTACTGCGGCAGTCTGTTTTTTTATCTCATCTCTCAAGAGTACGTAGCCCTGCATCAGTCATTGCCATCGCGTTCATCAAAGACTTCTTTAGCGCCCGACAATGCATTCAACGCAGCAGGGAAACCGGCATAAACTGCAAGCTGAATGAAGGACTCCACAATCTCTTCCCGAGTCCACCCAACATTGAGCGCACCGTTGACATGAACCTTTAACTGAGGAGCACACCCACCCATGGCCCCAAGGGCAGCGATCGTCACCAATTCCCGATCCTTGAGCGACAGTTGAGGCCTGGAATACACGTCACCAAAAGGGAATTCGATCAAAAGCCGACCGAAGTCTGGTGAAATGGCATCCAATGCCTCAATGACCTTATCGCCCATTTCCCCATCCACCTCGCGTAATTTTTCCAATCCGCGTTCATACCGTTCGTTGTTCATGACAACCTCCTTTTGAGACTCAATACGTCCCTCGGATTAATACGTCCAATACCCCTTTCATGATTCTGTGATATGTTTTACAAATCAGTATGAACACAAAACAGATGCTCTACTTCCTGACTGTTGCCGAAGAATTGAATTTCAGAAAAGCAGCGGTACGCTTGCATATGACACAACCACCGCTCTCGATGCAGATTGCTACGCTGGAAGAAGAACTCGGAGTGCGCCTTTTCAGGCGAGACAGGCGGCGAGTGGAGTTGACTGAGGCCGGAAAAATTCTTGCCCACGATACGCGAAAGATTCTCTCTGATATAGAATCGGCCCAACAGCGAGCCATAGACGTCGGTAACGGAATAACAGGCCGCTTGCGTGTGGGATTTGTCGGCCCGGCCATAGATGGCCCCCTTGCCCCTGACTTGAAAAAATTTCGGACCCAAAATCCTGAAGTTGTTTTTGAATTAACAGAGGCAACAACGGAAAAACAAATTCGCATGGTCCGGGAACAGGAACTGAATATGGGGATAGTACGTCTTCTCGGGCATGATACCACAGCCCTCGCCTGTACCCTCTACCATGCAGAAACATACGTCCTCGCAGTTCCACAGGACCATCTCCTTGCCAATGAGAAATCTGTCTCCCTGACACAACTCGATAATGAGCCACTTATCTTCTTTCCAAGGCACATCAATCCAACCCTACACGACGCATGGATTACAGCCTTTGCCAAGGCTCAAGCACGAATGCGGAGAGTCCAGCAAACAGTCACCAAGCATACGTCCGTAGCTCTGGTTGCTGCCGGGCATGGGGTGGCTCTTGTTCCGGAGTCCACAGCGCGTACCGGACGCGCTGGAGTTCGATTTATCCCGCTGCGAGGAATAGTGCCCACTCTCGAGATCCACTTGATCCATGATCAGCGAAGGCTTTTCCCTCTGGCCGACTCCTTCCACCACTTTCTCCTTAACCAACCAAAATGAACAGAAGGAAAGCCAGATCAATCCGTTTTCCCGGACAACTCCACCTTGCCAGCGGCAGGGCTGATACTGTACGGTGCGCCCCATGATGAGAACCGATGTAGACAGACATATACTCCTCAAGGAAGTACGCCGAATAGTGGTCAAAGTCGGAAGTGCCGTACTGGCCACGAAAGACGGCCTGAACCCGGACTCCATTGACAGGTTGGCAA comes from the Pseudodesulfovibrio piezophilus C1TLV30 genome and includes:
- a CDS encoding carboxymuconolactone decarboxylase family protein translates to MNNERYERGLEKLREVDGEMGDKVIEALDAISPDFGRLLIEFPFGDVYSRPQLSLKDRELVTIAALGAMGGCAPQLKVHVNGALNVGWTREEIVESFIQLAVYAGFPAALNALSGAKEVFDERDGND
- a CDS encoding LysR substrate-binding domain-containing protein, which produces MNTKQMLYFLTVAEELNFRKAAVRLHMTQPPLSMQIATLEEELGVRLFRRDRRRVELTEAGKILAHDTRKILSDIESAQQRAIDVGNGITGRLRVGFVGPAIDGPLAPDLKKFRTQNPEVVFELTEATTEKQIRMVREQELNMGIVRLLGHDTTALACTLYHAETYVLAVPQDHLLANEKSVSLTQLDNEPLIFFPRHINPTLHDAWITAFAKAQARMRRVQQTVTKHTSVALVAAGHGVALVPESTARTGRAGVRFIPLRGIVPTLEIHLIHDQRRLFPLADSFHHFLLNQPK